In Cryptomeria japonica chromosome 10, Sugi_1.0, whole genome shotgun sequence, a genomic segment contains:
- the LOC131046283 gene encoding cytochrome P450 CYP72A616-like produces MTMALQICNNALYFLQTWISPSTRKKGMIPTIVKSSAHMLDGWSKLILSGESEVDVQKEFHDLTADVISRTVFGSSFIEGKHIFEMQTVQMILAGDALRSVYIPGFREKTAITEKTGGYGADLLGLMMSESKQQGRVNVKCNASLITEEIIDECKTFYFAGHETTSLLLTWTITLLGMQDWQERGRREVMEVCGNHNYPDADSLSHLKIVGMIINEALRLYPPVVRVFQTTSEPMKLGRISIPAGIELEILILAIHHDPALWGDDAKDFNPGRFNEGIAKYTMHPMAFMPFGAGPTICVGQNFALLEAKIVLAMILQRFYFVISPTYTHAPLLLPTVKP; encoded by the exons ATGACCATGGCCCTGCAGATCTGCAATAATGCGCTCTATTTCCTCCAAACATGGATTTCTCCTTCCACTCGCAAAAAG GGGATGATTCCAACAATTGTGAAAAGCAGTGCCCATATGTTGGATGGATGGAGTAAATTGATATTGTCAGGTGAATCGGAAGTTGATGTGCAAAAGGAGTTCCACGATCTCACAGCAGATGTTATTTCTCGCACAGTATTTGGAAGCAGTTTTATAGAGGGAAAACACATCTTTGAAATGCAGACCGTACAGATGATTCTTGCAGGTGACGCACTTCGCAGTGTTTATATTCCGGGTTTCAG GGAAAAGACTGCTATAACAGAAAAAACAGGTGGATATGGTGCCGATTTGCTTGGTTTGATGATGTCTGAGAGCAAGCAGCAGGGGAGAGTCAATGTAAAATGTAATGCAAGCCTGATTACAGAGGAAATCATTGATGAATGCAAGACTTTCTACTTTGCTGGTCATGAAACTACATCACTACTGTTGACATGGACTATAACATTGCTGGGAATGCAAGATTGGCAAGAGCGAGGTCGCAGAGAAGTGATGGAAGTATGTGGAAATCACAATTACCCAGATGCAGACAGCTTAAGTCACCTCAAAATT GTGGGAATGATCATAAATGAGGCCCTAAGACTTTACCCACCTGTAGTTCGTGTGTTCCAAACGACAAGTGAGCCGATGAAACTTGGAAGGATCTCAATTCCTGCAGGCATTGAACTTGAGATTCTGATCCTGGCGATTCACCATGATCCTGCTTTGTGGGGAGACGATGCCAAAGATTTCAACCCAGGGCGATTTAATGAAGGAATTGCAAAGTATACAATGCATCCAATGGCATTCATGCCCTTTGGTGCAGGTCCAACTATCTGTGTGGGCCAAAATTTTGCCTTGTTGGAAGCAAAAATAGTTTTGGCCATGATTCTACaaagattttattttgtgatttcaCCTACTTATACTCACGCTCCTTTGCTTTTACCTACTGTGAAACCTTAA